Proteins encoded in a region of the Corynebacterium genitalium ATCC 33030 genome:
- a CDS encoding glucosyl-3-phosphoglycerate synthase, producing the protein MRVSVVVPALDEGETVGGVVKQARASGADEVLVIDSDSRDDTAQRAAEAGATVVNWRDIDPQPVRPGKGEALWRGVKAASGDVVVFLDADVTTVEPWWVDTLAAPLEDPAIHLVKAAYRRANDGGRVTELTAKPLLRLFFPDVPQLDQPLAGEYAIRRETALRLPFAAGYGVEAGLLIDVTTHHGPASVTQVDLGLKTHRNRPLTELTQMSETVARTILSRAGVLEPHAERPPWVR; encoded by the coding sequence ATGCGCGTTTCAGTCGTGGTGCCGGCGTTGGATGAGGGGGAGACGGTAGGGGGCGTCGTCAAGCAAGCGCGTGCGTCGGGTGCTGATGAAGTTCTTGTCATCGACTCGGATTCGCGCGATGACACGGCGCAGCGTGCGGCAGAGGCGGGCGCGACCGTGGTGAACTGGCGCGACATTGACCCGCAACCTGTGCGCCCCGGCAAGGGGGAGGCGTTGTGGCGCGGGGTGAAGGCGGCGAGCGGCGATGTCGTTGTGTTTCTCGACGCTGATGTCACCACCGTCGAACCGTGGTGGGTCGATACGCTCGCCGCACCGCTCGAGGACCCGGCGATCCACCTGGTCAAGGCCGCGTACCGCCGCGCCAACGACGGCGGCCGCGTCACAGAACTGACCGCGAAACCCCTGCTGCGCCTGTTCTTTCCAGACGTGCCGCAGCTGGACCAGCCACTCGCCGGCGAGTACGCGATTCGCCGCGAGACTGCCCTGCGCCTGCCGTTCGCCGCGGGGTATGGCGTGGAGGCGGGACTGCTTATCGACGTCACCACCCACCACGGCCCCGCATCCGTCACCCAAGTGGACCTCGGGTTGAAAACCCACCGCAACCGGCCGTTGACGGAGCTGACGCAGATGTCCGAAACGGTCGCGCGGACCATTCTGTCGCGCGCAGGGGTGCTCGAGCCGCACGCCGAGCGTCCGCCGTGGGTGCGGTAA
- the folP gene encoding dihydropteroate synthase, giving the protein MGEMARIMGILNRTPDSFYDKGATYAFDSAVERARRIVAEGASIIDVGGVKAGPGDTVSVAEEIDRIVPLIAAVREEVSASTVDISADTWRPEVAEAAIAAGATIINDTWAGWEPELVEVAGAHKVGYVCSHTGGATPRTRPHRVHYDDVVADIISETTALAERAVSCGVPEDKVFIDPTHDFGKNTFHGLEILRRVDEIVATGWPVLMALSNKDFIEETLGKNGQPVGERVTGTLAATAWCAARGVAAFRVHEVADTMDVLYMTAAIQGTVPPRDTVRGLG; this is encoded by the coding sequence ATGGGTGAGATGGCCCGGATCATGGGCATCCTCAACCGCACCCCGGACTCCTTCTACGACAAGGGTGCGACGTATGCCTTCGACAGCGCCGTCGAGCGAGCCCGCCGAATAGTCGCCGAGGGCGCGAGCATTATCGACGTCGGAGGTGTCAAGGCCGGACCCGGCGACACCGTCAGTGTGGCGGAGGAGATCGACCGGATCGTTCCGCTGATTGCTGCGGTCCGCGAGGAAGTCTCCGCAAGCACCGTCGACATTTCCGCCGACACGTGGCGCCCGGAGGTCGCCGAAGCCGCGATTGCGGCGGGCGCCACCATCATCAACGACACGTGGGCGGGCTGGGAGCCGGAGCTCGTCGAGGTCGCCGGCGCCCACAAGGTCGGCTACGTCTGCTCTCACACGGGTGGTGCCACCCCGCGGACACGCCCGCACCGGGTGCATTATGACGACGTGGTCGCTGACATCATCTCCGAAACCACCGCGCTGGCCGAGCGCGCAGTTTCTTGCGGCGTGCCGGAGGACAAGGTCTTCATCGACCCCACACACGACTTCGGCAAGAACACTTTTCACGGCTTGGAGATTCTCCGGCGTGTCGACGAGATCGTCGCCACCGGTTGGCCCGTCCTCATGGCCCTGTCGAACAAGGACTTCATCGAAGAGACACTGGGCAAGAACGGCCAGCCCGTCGGGGAGCGCGTCACCGGAACGCTCGCCGCGACGGCGTGGTGCGCTGCCCGCGGTGTCGCGGCCTTCCGCGTCCACGAGGTCGCCGACACCATGGACGTGCTCTACATGACCGCCGCGATCCAAGGGACTGTACCGCCCCGGGACACCGTCAGAGGACTGGGCTGA
- a CDS encoding methyltransferase domain-containing protein, which produces MLRDIVDVLADPVDGTPLHGADDFARLVSESGHSYDVARQGYVTLASGAGIAHEGDSPAMVVSREAFLSRGHFAPFVETVTERVLDALALNDDSSDPSAPTILEVGAGTGYYLAHTLDAVDGARGVGVDISVPAAKHLAKSHPRVGAIVADVWQGLPVRDQSVDVITVIFAPRNPAEFARALVGGGEAIILTPQSGHLDELREPLGILGVEEGKVERMLEQAAGYLEPVGDDPHELIEFPMKLDRESIAAQVGMSPSARHLAPEVLAERVAALPETMTVTARAQLTRLRKV; this is translated from the coding sequence ATGCTGCGAGATATTGTCGACGTTCTCGCTGACCCCGTCGACGGCACACCTTTGCACGGCGCAGATGATTTCGCGCGTCTGGTGTCTGAGTCCGGGCATTCCTACGATGTAGCACGCCAAGGGTATGTCACGCTCGCGTCCGGTGCGGGCATCGCGCATGAGGGTGACAGCCCGGCGATGGTCGTTTCCCGCGAGGCGTTCTTGTCGCGTGGGCACTTCGCGCCGTTCGTGGAGACAGTCACCGAACGCGTCCTCGACGCCCTTGCGCTTAACGACGATTCCTCCGATCCCTCCGCCCCCACCATCCTCGAAGTCGGTGCCGGCACCGGTTACTACCTGGCCCACACGCTCGATGCGGTGGACGGGGCACGCGGGGTCGGTGTGGACATTTCGGTCCCGGCGGCGAAACATCTGGCGAAGTCGCACCCGAGAGTGGGCGCGATCGTCGCGGATGTGTGGCAGGGGCTGCCGGTGCGTGACCAGTCCGTCGACGTGATCACGGTCATCTTCGCGCCGCGCAACCCGGCCGAGTTCGCCCGAGCGCTTGTTGGCGGCGGTGAGGCGATCATTCTCACGCCTCAATCCGGCCACCTCGACGAACTGCGTGAGCCGCTGGGCATCCTCGGCGTCGAAGAGGGCAAAGTCGAGCGAATGCTTGAGCAGGCCGCCGGCTACCTGGAACCGGTCGGCGACGACCCGCACGAATTGATCGAGTTCCCCATGAAGCTCGACCGCGAATCGATTGCCGCCCAGGTGGGCATGAGCCCCTCGGCACGCCATCTCGCCCCGGAGGTTCTCGCCGAGCGCGTCGCCGCTCTACCGGAGACGATGACGGTGACGGCGCGGGCGCAGCTCACCCGCCTCCGGAAGGTCTAG
- a CDS encoding zf-HC2 domain-containing protein: protein MRQFDSIDHLSYEAVAALIDGELSPSATQRAHSHLAECSDCREETQRQQAAAAAVRLHNGDGCLRAPRSLVEKLALMTDGEIPAEETHSLWSKLRGGLK, encoded by the coding sequence ATGCGCCAGTTCGATTCCATCGACCACTTGAGTTACGAGGCTGTCGCCGCGCTTATCGACGGCGAACTGTCCCCCTCCGCCACCCAACGCGCCCACTCGCACCTCGCCGAATGCTCTGACTGCCGGGAGGAAACGCAGCGCCAGCAAGCGGCTGCTGCGGCAGTGCGGTTGCACAATGGGGATGGGTGTTTGCGGGCGCCGCGTTCGCTCGTCGAAAAGCTCGCGTTGATGACGGACGGTGAGATCCCCGCCGAAGAAACGCACTCGCTGTGGTCGAAGTTGCGCGGCGGGTTAAAGTAA
- a CDS encoding DUF3117 domain-containing protein — MAAMKPRTGNGPMEVVEESRKIVMRIPSDGGGRLVVELNNEEAAELGNLLLGVAGE, encoded by the coding sequence ATGGCTGCAATGAAGCCACGTACCGGAAATGGTCCCATGGAGGTTGTGGAGGAAAGCCGCAAGATTGTCATGCGCATTCCGTCCGACGGTGGCGGCCGTCTCGTTGTGGAGCTGAACAACGAAGAGGCGGCTGAGCTGGGCAACCTGCTGCTCGGCGTCGCAGGCGAGTAA
- the glgC gene encoding glucose-1-phosphate adenylyltransferase, with product MNSRQPNVLAIVLAGGEGKRLFPLTLDRAKPAVPFGGNYRLIDFVLSNLVNAGYMRIAVLTQYKSHSLDRHVATAWNFSGPTHQYIASVPAQQRLGKRWYQGSADALLQSLNLIFDESPDYVLVFGADHVYRMDPAQMVEDHIASGKECTVAGIRVPRSEATAFGCIQADENGSITEFLEKPADPPGTPDDPDVTYASMGNYCFSTEALISALREDNVNEASEHDMGGDIIPFFVRKGQANVYDFSSNEVPGATERDKGYWRDVGTIDNFYDAHMDLISIHPVFNLYNKSWPIHSTEDENLPPAKFVSGGIAQESIIAPGSIISGATVRNSVLSTDVHVEDGATVESSVLMPGVRVGKGAIVRHAILDKNVYVSDGGTVGINRAHDEEREFKISDGGVTVVGKGEVVY from the coding sequence ATGAACAGTCGCCAGCCGAATGTCCTCGCCATCGTCCTCGCCGGCGGTGAAGGCAAGCGCCTTTTCCCGCTGACTCTCGACCGTGCCAAGCCTGCCGTGCCCTTTGGCGGTAACTACCGCCTCATCGATTTCGTACTGTCCAACCTGGTCAACGCCGGATATATGCGCATCGCTGTGTTGACGCAGTACAAGTCGCATTCGTTGGACCGTCACGTGGCTACCGCGTGGAACTTCTCCGGCCCGACGCACCAGTACATCGCGTCCGTGCCGGCGCAGCAGCGCCTGGGCAAGCGCTGGTACCAAGGGTCGGCGGACGCGCTGCTGCAGTCGCTCAACCTGATCTTCGACGAGTCTCCGGATTATGTCCTGGTCTTCGGCGCCGACCACGTCTACCGCATGGACCCGGCGCAGATGGTGGAGGACCACATTGCGTCCGGCAAGGAATGCACGGTTGCTGGCATCCGCGTCCCGCGTTCTGAGGCCACGGCGTTCGGGTGCATCCAGGCTGACGAGAACGGCTCCATCACCGAGTTCCTGGAGAAGCCGGCTGACCCTCCGGGCACCCCGGACGACCCGGATGTTACCTACGCGTCGATGGGCAACTACTGCTTCTCCACGGAGGCGCTCATCTCCGCTCTGCGCGAGGACAATGTCAACGAGGCGTCTGAGCACGACATGGGCGGCGACATCATCCCGTTCTTCGTGCGTAAAGGCCAAGCTAATGTTTACGACTTCTCCTCCAACGAGGTTCCGGGCGCGACCGAGCGCGATAAGGGCTACTGGCGTGATGTCGGTACGATCGACAATTTCTACGACGCGCACATGGATCTCATCTCGATCCACCCGGTGTTCAACCTCTACAACAAGTCCTGGCCGATTCACTCGACCGAGGACGAGAACCTGCCGCCGGCAAAGTTCGTCTCCGGCGGTATTGCGCAGGAGTCCATCATTGCGCCGGGTTCGATCATTTCAGGTGCGACGGTGCGCAACTCGGTGCTGTCTACTGACGTGCACGTCGAGGACGGCGCGACGGTCGAATCTTCAGTCCTCATGCCGGGTGTGCGCGTGGGCAAGGGCGCCATTGTCCGCCACGCGATCCTGGACAAGAACGTCTACGTGTCCGACGGCGGCACGGTGGGCATCAACCGTGCCCACGACGAGGAGCGCGAGTTCAAGATCTCTGACGGCGGGGTCACCGTCGTGGGCAAGGGCGAGGTAGTGTACTAG
- a CDS encoding TIGR00730 family Rossman fold protein, with the protein MAPQITPRPDRNRTLSGPILKRNRDKDGSSTYDQRLLEMGRADHDWKHADPWRVMRITSEFVSGFDALQDLGWAVTVFGSARLGEGTPEYEQARELGKALVDAGYAVITGGGPGLMEGPNRGAHEAEGMSVGLGIELPFEQGLNDWVDLGLNFRYFFARKTMFLKYSQGFISLPGGYGTMDEVFEVLCMIQTGKVTNFPMVLLGTEFWSGLVDWIRGQQLARGLISPGDDELFLVTDSVEEAVEYICASHREMTDPRNIHTPHQA; encoded by the coding sequence GTGGCCCCACAGATCACACCCCGCCCGGACAGAAACCGCACGCTGTCCGGCCCGATTCTCAAGCGCAATAGAGATAAGGACGGGAGTTCGACCTACGATCAGCGCCTGCTCGAGATGGGCCGCGCCGATCACGATTGGAAGCACGCGGATCCGTGGCGCGTCATGCGCATCACCAGCGAGTTCGTCTCCGGTTTTGATGCACTGCAGGATCTGGGCTGGGCCGTGACTGTTTTCGGGTCGGCACGCCTGGGCGAGGGCACCCCGGAGTACGAGCAGGCCCGCGAGTTGGGCAAGGCCCTTGTTGACGCTGGGTACGCCGTCATCACCGGCGGCGGCCCCGGCCTGATGGAAGGCCCGAACCGTGGCGCGCACGAGGCAGAAGGCATGTCCGTCGGGCTGGGTATTGAGCTGCCGTTCGAGCAGGGCCTCAACGACTGGGTCGACCTGGGTCTGAACTTCCGCTACTTCTTCGCCCGCAAGACGATGTTCTTGAAGTACTCCCAGGGCTTCATCTCGCTTCCCGGCGGCTACGGCACGATGGACGAGGTCTTCGAGGTCCTCTGCATGATCCAGACCGGCAAGGTGACCAACTTCCCGATGGTCCTGTTGGGCACCGAGTTCTGGTCCGGCTTGGTGGACTGGATCCGCGGTCAGCAGCTCGCCCGCGGCCTGATCTCTCCGGGTGATGATGAGCTTTTCCTTGTCACCGACTCCGTCGAAGAAGCCGTGGAGTACATTTGCGCGTCCCACCGCGAGATGACCGACCCGCGGAACATTCACACGCCGCACCAAGCCTGA
- the sigE gene encoding RNA polymerase sigma factor SigE, producing the protein MSLVSSDQELSGTAAFDAGHSAMPTWAELVEEHADSVYRLAFRLSGNQQDAEDLTQETFMRVFRSVKSYKAGTFEGWLHRITTNLFLDMVRHRSKIRMEALPEDYERVPGTAMTPEQAYNVSNLDPALQEALDELSPEFRVSVVLCDVVGMSYEEIAKTLGVKMGTVRSRIHRGRSQLRDSLEAKARTNEGARELIRAR; encoded by the coding sequence ATGAGTTTGGTGTCCTCCGATCAAGAGCTAAGCGGCACGGCCGCATTCGACGCGGGGCACTCTGCGATGCCGACCTGGGCGGAGCTCGTGGAGGAACACGCCGACAGCGTCTACCGTCTCGCGTTTCGTCTTTCCGGTAACCAGCAGGACGCGGAAGATCTGACGCAGGAAACGTTCATGCGCGTGTTCCGCAGCGTGAAGTCCTACAAGGCGGGCACCTTCGAGGGCTGGCTGCACCGCATCACCACCAACCTGTTCCTGGACATGGTGCGCCACCGCAGCAAGATCCGCATGGAGGCTCTGCCGGAGGATTATGAGCGTGTTCCGGGCACCGCGATGACGCCAGAGCAGGCATATAACGTCTCCAACCTGGATCCTGCGCTGCAGGAGGCGCTCGACGAGCTCAGCCCTGAATTCCGTGTCTCCGTCGTGCTGTGTGATGTGGTGGGCATGAGCTACGAAGAGATCGCCAAGACGCTCGGCGTGAAGATGGGCACCGTCCGCTCCCGCATCCACCGCGGCCGCAGCCAGCTGCGCGACTCCCTCGAGGCGAAAGCCCGCACCAACGAGGGGGCCCGCGAGCTCATCCGCGCGCGCTAA
- a CDS encoding GH32 C-terminal domain-containing protein: MSTLRPELHVTADNGILDAAAGMLRDGDDWHLFYQYEAEPGAPARWAHKFSEGNPFDFYECNDVIAPVGGETRVLAGSVVAGPAGTDLYFTSETSAGTTIQVARIDDIGSLCDNISDSSEIDPGVRRMGPVVKDKGRFIRFRSPCVVPDWSASDDREQGQSGWLMLASTGEADSPMPVVLESAEEDTWTLIGPLRFVGDTGIPSDVPVVAPRIFRLRDEVDGFIYDVLFLTQELDKWDLSGYLIGELNGNEFTVKAPFSRIDHGHDFTRPRTTNFVPGTLSDDERYAEARIFGLLAETGRGGDPTSQPSWAAEGWANALSLPRVVTLAGGQLYQTPAPGLPAAVDATEHAMLWTGMCDIPAGSEVKVEIVDAADNVCVTITHSGDQITVDRHDGDPASASLDDEDEDHISVLIDGSALEIFAGGGAVTFSSRFWPEVGATGLRVSTSGDAQILNQWRRGAAR; encoded by the coding sequence TTGAGCACCTTGAGACCGGAACTGCACGTCACTGCGGACAACGGCATCCTCGACGCCGCTGCCGGCATGCTTCGCGACGGCGACGACTGGCACCTGTTCTACCAGTACGAAGCCGAACCGGGCGCACCCGCGCGCTGGGCGCACAAGTTCTCCGAGGGCAACCCGTTCGACTTCTACGAGTGCAACGATGTCATCGCACCCGTCGGCGGCGAAACGCGCGTGCTCGCCGGTTCTGTCGTCGCTGGACCCGCAGGCACCGACCTCTACTTCACGTCCGAGACATCTGCCGGCACCACGATCCAGGTCGCGCGTATCGACGACATCGGTTCCCTCTGCGACAACATCTCCGACTCCAGCGAGATTGACCCCGGTGTGCGCCGCATGGGCCCAGTGGTGAAAGACAAAGGCCGCTTCATCCGCTTCCGCTCCCCGTGTGTCGTGCCCGACTGGAGCGCCTCCGACGACCGTGAGCAGGGCCAATCCGGCTGGCTCATGCTCGCCAGCACCGGTGAGGCCGACAGCCCCATGCCCGTCGTGCTCGAATCCGCCGAAGAGGACACCTGGACGCTCATCGGCCCGCTGCGCTTCGTCGGCGACACCGGCATTCCTTCGGACGTCCCTGTCGTCGCTCCCCGCATCTTCCGCCTGCGAGACGAAGTCGACGGCTTCATCTACGACGTCCTCTTCCTCACCCAAGAGCTGGACAAATGGGACCTATCCGGCTACCTGATCGGCGAGCTCAACGGCAACGAATTCACCGTCAAAGCACCGTTTAGCCGCATCGACCACGGCCACGACTTCACCCGCCCCCGCACCACCAACTTCGTGCCCGGCACGCTTTCCGACGACGAGCGCTACGCCGAAGCCCGCATCTTCGGCCTCCTCGCAGAAACCGGTCGCGGTGGCGACCCGACATCCCAGCCGTCCTGGGCAGCGGAAGGCTGGGCCAACGCCCTGTCCCTGCCGCGCGTGGTCACCCTCGCCGGCGGGCAGCTCTACCAGACCCCCGCTCCGGGCCTGCCCGCCGCCGTCGACGCCACCGAGCATGCGATGCTGTGGACCGGCATGTGCGACATCCCTGCCGGCTCCGAAGTGAAGGTCGAGATTGTCGACGCCGCCGACAACGTCTGCGTGACCATCACCCACTCCGGCGACCAGATCACCGTGGATAGGCACGACGGTGATCCGGCCTCCGCCTCGCTCGACGACGAGGACGAGGACCACATCTCCGTGCTTATCGACGGCTCCGCCCTCGAAATCTTCGCCGGCGGCGGCGCCGTCACCTTCTCCAGCCGCTTCTGGCCCGAGGTCGGCGCGACGGGATTGCGCGTGAGCACCTCCGGTGACGCGCAGATCCTCAACCAGTGGCGCCGCGGCGCTGCGCGCTAA
- a CDS encoding Mrp/NBP35 family ATP-binding protein, giving the protein MSDTAPITEAAVRNALARVDDPEIGKPITDLDMVESVRIEGRDVAVGIYLTIAACPMRDTIHGNVRAVLEELDGVGEVSVTMHTMSEEQRRALAQRLKGDKSDPVIPFAQPGSTTRVFAVASGKGGVGKSSMTVNLATSLAAQGLTVGILDADIYGHSVPGLMGSAGQGPTVVDEMLLPPIAHDVRHISIGQFVEGNAPVVWRGPMLTRAIQQFLTDVYWSELDVLFMDLPPGTGDIAISVAQLVPNAELIIVTTPQAAASEVAERAGSISQQTGQKIAGVIENMSAMAMPDGTMLDIFGTGGGEHVAERLSVITGEDVPLLGSVPLDPSLREHGDDGTPVAISAPDSPSAQAINAIAEKLKVRRESLAGKNLNLGVTGN; this is encoded by the coding sequence ATGAGTGACACCGCACCAATTACCGAAGCAGCTGTCCGCAACGCCCTCGCGCGTGTCGACGACCCCGAGATCGGCAAACCGATCACCGACCTCGACATGGTCGAATCTGTCCGGATCGAAGGCCGCGATGTCGCCGTGGGCATCTATCTGACCATCGCGGCATGCCCGATGCGCGACACTATCCACGGCAACGTGCGCGCGGTGCTTGAGGAACTCGACGGCGTCGGCGAAGTCAGCGTGACCATGCACACCATGAGCGAGGAGCAGCGCCGCGCGTTGGCGCAGCGTCTCAAGGGTGACAAGTCCGATCCGGTCATTCCGTTCGCTCAGCCCGGTTCGACGACGCGCGTGTTCGCGGTCGCGTCGGGCAAGGGTGGTGTCGGCAAGTCCTCGATGACAGTCAACTTGGCGACGTCGCTCGCGGCCCAGGGGTTGACCGTGGGCATTCTCGACGCCGATATCTACGGCCACTCTGTGCCCGGCCTCATGGGCTCGGCCGGCCAAGGCCCCACGGTTGTCGACGAGATGCTCCTCCCCCCGATCGCCCACGACGTCCGCCACATCTCCATCGGCCAGTTCGTGGAAGGCAACGCTCCCGTTGTCTGGCGCGGCCCCATGCTCACCCGGGCTATTCAGCAGTTCCTCACCGATGTGTACTGGTCCGAGCTCGACGTCTTATTCATGGATTTACCGCCGGGAACCGGTGACATCGCCATCTCTGTGGCTCAGCTCGTGCCCAACGCAGAGCTGATCATTGTGACCACCCCGCAGGCCGCCGCCTCGGAGGTCGCCGAGCGAGCCGGCTCCATCTCCCAGCAGACCGGCCAGAAGATCGCCGGCGTCATCGAGAACATGTCCGCGATGGCCATGCCCGACGGCACCATGTTGGACATTTTCGGCACCGGCGGCGGCGAGCACGTGGCTGAGCGCCTCTCCGTCATCACCGGCGAGGACGTTCCCCTGCTCGGCTCCGTCCCGCTCGATCCCTCGCTGCGCGAGCATGGCGATGACGGCACACCCGTTGCCATCTCCGCCCCTGACTCCCCCTCGGCGCAGGCGATCAACGCTATCGCTGAGAAGCTCAAGGTGCGCCGAGAGTCCCTGGCGGGCAAGAACCTCAATCTCGGCGTAACGGGTAACTAG
- the glgA gene encoding glycogen synthase produces MRVGMMTREYPPEVYGGAGVHVTELTRFMRDIVDVDVHCMGEPREGENIYVHGVDPELTEANGAIKTLSTGLRMAHAADNVDVVHSHTWYTGLGGHLAGLLHGVPHVVTAHSLEPDRPWKREQLGGGYDISSWSEKNAMENADAVIGVSTGMKKAILEAYPNIDEDKVHVVLNGIDTEDWHRVAPSDAESNGVIERLGVDTSKPVVAFVGRITRQKGVPHLVKAAQDFDEDIQIILCAGAPDTPEIADETQALVDKLREGRGGVYWVTDMLPKEEIREIYSAADIFVCPSVYEPLGIVNLEAMACETAVVASDVGGIPEVVVDGETGTLVHYDKDDTETFEKDLAEAVNTLAADADLTKRYAQAGLARVKKEFTWDKIAQETVDIYKSLI; encoded by the coding sequence ATGAGAGTCGGAATGATGACCCGCGAGTACCCGCCGGAAGTGTACGGCGGGGCAGGTGTCCACGTGACTGAACTGACCCGTTTCATGCGTGACATCGTCGACGTGGACGTCCACTGCATGGGCGAACCGCGCGAGGGCGAGAACATCTACGTCCACGGCGTCGACCCGGAACTGACCGAGGCCAACGGCGCGATCAAGACGCTGTCCACTGGTCTCCGGATGGCGCATGCCGCCGACAACGTCGACGTGGTCCACTCGCACACCTGGTACACCGGCCTGGGCGGCCACCTTGCTGGCCTCCTGCACGGTGTCCCCCACGTGGTCACTGCCCACTCGCTGGAACCGGACCGCCCGTGGAAGCGCGAGCAGCTCGGCGGCGGTTACGACATCTCCTCCTGGTCCGAGAAGAACGCGATGGAAAACGCCGACGCGGTCATCGGTGTCTCCACCGGCATGAAGAAAGCGATCCTCGAGGCCTACCCGAACATCGACGAAGACAAGGTCCACGTCGTGCTCAACGGCATCGACACGGAAGACTGGCACCGCGTCGCCCCTAGTGACGCGGAGAGCAACGGTGTCATCGAGCGCCTCGGCGTAGACACCTCCAAGCCCGTCGTCGCGTTCGTCGGCCGCATCACCCGCCAAAAAGGTGTCCCCCACCTGGTCAAGGCGGCCCAGGACTTCGACGAGGACATTCAGATCATTCTCTGTGCGGGTGCTCCGGATACGCCGGAGATTGCGGACGAGACGCAGGCGCTCGTCGATAAGCTGCGTGAAGGCCGCGGAGGCGTGTACTGGGTCACCGACATGCTGCCGAAGGAAGAAATCCGCGAGATTTACTCCGCCGCAGACATCTTCGTCTGTCCGTCGGTGTATGAGCCGCTGGGCATCGTCAACCTGGAGGCTATGGCGTGCGAAACCGCTGTTGTCGCCTCCGACGTGGGCGGCATTCCGGAGGTTGTCGTCGACGGTGAGACAGGTACCCTGGTCCACTACGACAAAGACGACACAGAAACCTTCGAGAAGGATCTGGCCGAGGCCGTCAACACGCTCGCCGCGGACGCCGACCTGACCAAACGCTACGCGCAGGCAGGCCTGGCGCGCGTGAAGAAAGAATTCACCTGGGACAAGATCGCCCAGGAGACCGTCGACATTTACAAGTCGCTGATCTAA
- the tatB gene encoding Sec-independent protein translocase protein TatB, giving the protein MFDSIGWLEIFVVILVGLIVIGPERLPGVIEDVRAAIFAARRAINNAKAELNGEFDQFEEFRQPINTVTEYAAMGPKRAIAKVLFDEEGDYLDQFDPRTMMNEDPRLASSSNATGSTAAGTAARQGQPQRPRRRQPGVKKQEPPQPPQASGGGFSWADVT; this is encoded by the coding sequence GTGTTTGATTCCATTGGCTGGCTCGAGATCTTTGTTGTCATTCTCGTGGGCCTCATCGTCATCGGGCCTGAGCGCCTGCCTGGAGTCATCGAGGATGTCCGCGCCGCGATTTTCGCTGCCCGCCGCGCCATCAACAACGCCAAGGCCGAGCTGAACGGCGAATTCGACCAGTTCGAGGAATTCCGCCAGCCGATCAACACCGTCACCGAGTACGCCGCGATGGGCCCCAAGCGCGCCATCGCCAAAGTGCTTTTCGACGAAGAAGGCGACTACCTCGACCAATTCGACCCGCGCACAATGATGAACGAGGATCCGCGGCTAGCATCCTCCAGCAACGCGACCGGGTCCACAGCTGCTGGTACTGCTGCGCGGCAGGGCCAGCCGCAGCGGCCGCGGCGCCGTCAGCCGGGGGTGAAGAAGCAGGAGCCGCCCCAGCCCCCGCAGGCTTCGGGCGGGGGATTCTCCTGGGCTGACGTGACCTAG
- a CDS encoding O-methyltransferase: MRRVSDSAFTSLTSYIESAPMDANHAIARADAAEYGLTAPSPALGNLLGTLAAGAGAAGSGATGAVAITPAAGVVGLHILHGLPEKSTLTCIDPEADHQNRAKALFREAGYPTSRTRFLPSRPVDVLGRLATQAYHVVYMDVEPVDLPAAIEAAWPLLSPGGTLVVVGSLLDGTIADPSRKDRDTLAAREADEVVEGFEGAVVTRLPLDAGVTLVTRKG; this comes from the coding sequence ATGAGGCGCGTGAGCGATTCTGCATTTACTTCCCTGACTAGTTACATCGAATCCGCGCCGATGGACGCCAACCATGCCATCGCGCGTGCCGACGCCGCCGAGTACGGCCTCACCGCCCCCTCCCCCGCCCTCGGCAACCTGCTGGGCACCCTGGCTGCAGGCGCAGGTGCGGCGGGTTCTGGCGCGACGGGCGCGGTGGCGATCACCCCGGCCGCCGGTGTCGTCGGGCTGCACATCCTCCACGGCCTGCCCGAAAAATCCACATTGACCTGTATCGATCCGGAGGCGGATCACCAAAACCGCGCGAAAGCGCTGTTCCGCGAAGCGGGCTACCCCACCTCGCGCACCCGGTTCCTCCCCTCGCGCCCGGTCGACGTGCTGGGCCGCCTGGCCACGCAGGCGTACCACGTGGTTTACATGGACGTTGAGCCCGTCGACCTGCCGGCCGCGATCGAGGCCGCATGGCCACTGCTCAGCCCCGGCGGCACCCTCGTGGTCGTGGGATCGCTTCTCGACGGCACCATCGCCGACCCCTCCCGGAAAGACCGCGACACCCTCGCCGCCCGTGAAGCGGATGAGGTTGTGGAGGGGTTTGAGGGGGCCGTCGTCACGCGTCTGCCGCTGGATGCCGGCGTGACGCTGGTGACGCGAAAAGGCTAG